The Fervidibacillus albus genome contains a region encoding:
- a CDS encoding ABC transporter substrate-binding protein: MRKGSLSVLTLLLALMMVLAACGSNNDSEDETTGDSDNTAENGEQEEITYEVGISLFVDHPSLNAAEEGFKKALEDAGLKVEYNKQNAQADPNTAKTIAQNLVNAGVDLIFANATPSAQAVVSETDSIPVVFTSVTDPVGAELVDSMESPGGNVTGTADMHPDAIPNTVQFIAEQMEAKTIGTIYNAGEQNSVKQIEVMKEAMEGTGLELVEKTVANTSEVKQAADSLVGDVDVIFIVTDNTVVNGLEAVISVAEENDIPLFVGELDSVARGGFAAYGFDYYDIGYEAGQLAVQILKDGKDPSELPAQYPQNLKLVINKTAAEAMGIELKSEWDDMAEYIE; the protein is encoded by the coding sequence ATGAGAAAAGGAAGCTTGAGTGTTCTTACGCTTTTGTTAGCACTGATGATGGTGCTTGCCGCCTGTGGATCGAATAACGATTCGGAGGACGAGACGACAGGTGACAGTGACAATACGGCGGAAAATGGTGAGCAAGAGGAGATTACATATGAAGTCGGGATCAGTTTATTCGTTGATCATCCGAGTTTAAATGCCGCGGAAGAAGGGTTTAAAAAGGCGTTGGAAGATGCAGGGTTGAAGGTGGAATACAATAAACAAAATGCCCAAGCGGACCCGAACACCGCCAAAACGATCGCCCAAAACTTAGTGAATGCAGGGGTCGATTTGATTTTTGCCAATGCGACACCGAGTGCCCAAGCGGTCGTTAGTGAAACGGATTCAATTCCTGTCGTGTTTACTTCCGTTACAGACCCGGTTGGTGCTGAATTAGTCGATTCGATGGAGTCACCGGGAGGAAATGTAACGGGAACAGCGGATATGCATCCCGATGCGATTCCGAATACGGTCCAATTCATCGCAGAACAAATGGAAGCGAAAACGATTGGAACGATTTATAACGCTGGGGAACAAAATTCTGTGAAACAGATTGAAGTGATGAAAGAAGCGATGGAAGGCACAGGTTTAGAATTAGTGGAAAAAACTGTCGCCAATACGTCTGAAGTGAAACAAGCGGCGGATTCATTAGTAGGGGACGTGGACGTGATCTTTATTGTAACGGACAATACGGTCGTAAACGGATTGGAAGCTGTTATTTCCGTGGCGGAAGAAAATGATATTCCACTATTTGTCGGAGAGTTGGATTCTGTCGCTCGGGGTGGTTTCGCCGCTTACGGTTTTGACTATTACGATATCGGTTATGAAGCTGGACAACTTGCCGTACAAATTTTGAAGGATGGGAAGGACCCGTCCGAACTGCCTGCTCAATACCCGCAAAATTTAAAACTCGTCATTAATAAAACAGCGGCAGAGGCGATGGGTATTGAGTTGAAATCCGAATGGGATGACATGGCCGAATATATTGAATAA
- a CDS encoding lipoate--protein ligase translates to MLFVDNKGIHDPQINLAIEEYILRHLDINETYLLFYINEPSIIIGRNQNTIEEINTEYVEKNNLKVVRRLSGGGAVYHDLGNLNFSFITKDDGNSFHNFKKFTEPVIKALKKLGANAELQGRNDIVIDGKKVSGNAQYSTGGRMFTHGTLLLNSELGNVASALKVKKEKIESKGIKSVRSRVANISEFLSEPITIEQFRKHLLESIFAEHGGEVQEYVLSDKDWEKIHEISKNRYQNWEWNYGKSPKFNIQHSRRFPIGSIDVRFQVNKGIVQSCKIYGDFFGVGNVEDIEKRLTGIRYDRKEMEKALDDVNIQHYFGNIEKEDFLNFIY, encoded by the coding sequence ATGTTATTTGTCGATAATAAAGGAATACACGATCCACAAATCAATTTGGCAATTGAAGAATATATTTTAAGACATTTAGATATAAATGAAACGTACTTACTGTTTTACATAAATGAACCGTCGATTATTATCGGACGAAATCAAAATACGATTGAAGAAATTAACACCGAATATGTGGAAAAAAACAATTTGAAAGTCGTTCGCCGTTTATCTGGAGGTGGTGCCGTTTACCACGATTTAGGTAATTTAAACTTTAGTTTCATTACGAAGGACGATGGAAATAGTTTTCATAATTTCAAAAAATTTACTGAGCCGGTAATTAAAGCGTTGAAGAAATTAGGGGCAAATGCCGAATTACAAGGGCGAAATGATATCGTTATCGATGGAAAAAAAGTTTCTGGAAACGCCCAATATTCGACAGGGGGAAGAATGTTTACCCATGGAACCCTTCTTTTGAATTCCGAACTCGGAAACGTTGCCTCTGCTTTAAAGGTGAAAAAGGAGAAAATTGAATCGAAAGGGATTAAATCCGTTCGCAGTCGGGTGGCAAACATTTCCGAATTTTTGTCTGAACCAATTACGATCGAACAATTCCGCAAACATCTGTTGGAAAGTATTTTTGCCGAACATGGTGGCGAAGTACAAGAGTACGTATTGAGTGATAAAGATTGGGAAAAAATCCATGAAATATCGAAAAATCGGTACCAAAATTGGGAATGGAATTACGGAAAAAGTCCGAAATTCAATATTCAACATTCTCGCCGTTTCCCTATTGGTTCGATCGATGTTCGTTTCCAAGTGAATAAAGGAATCGTTCAAAGTTGTAAAATATACGGTGACTTTTTCGGCGTCGGAAATGTGGAGGATATCGAAAAACGGTTGACGGGCATCCGCTACGATCGGAAAGAAATGGAAAAAGCTTTGGATGATGTAAATATTCAACATTATTTTGGAAACATCGAAAAAGAAGATTTTCTCAATTTCATCTATTGA
- a CDS encoding MBL fold metallo-hydrolase: MKLTVIGFWGGYPNVNEASSGYLMEHDGFRLLIDCGSGVLSKLQKFIKPVDLDACIITHYHPDHTADIGVLQHAFLIHGYMTGEKKQLPIYGHPFDKQGFSTLTYKGITKGIAIDLNDELRIGPFSVTFLETKHPVLCYALRLEVGGKTFVYTADGAFSPELVDFSKGADVLLAESNFYAGMDAKKSGHMTSEDAGRLAKLANVGRLILTHLPHFGTQENLVQEASTVYNGPIELAGTGKQWTIS, translated from the coding sequence TTGAAATTGACGGTTATCGGATTTTGGGGAGGTTACCCGAACGTAAATGAGGCGAGTTCCGGTTATTTAATGGAACACGATGGGTTTCGCCTCTTAATAGATTGTGGTAGTGGGGTACTTTCTAAATTACAGAAATTTATAAAACCTGTCGATTTGGACGCCTGCATCATCACCCATTATCATCCGGACCATACGGCGGATATTGGGGTTTTGCAACATGCTTTTCTCATTCACGGGTATATGACCGGCGAGAAAAAACAACTTCCCATCTACGGTCATCCGTTCGATAAACAAGGTTTTTCCACCCTTACATATAAAGGGATAACGAAGGGAATAGCAATTGATCTGAACGATGAGTTACGTATCGGTCCCTTTTCCGTCACATTTCTCGAAACGAAGCATCCGGTCCTTTGTTACGCTCTTCGATTAGAAGTAGGCGGGAAAACGTTCGTCTATACTGCAGACGGTGCCTTTTCTCCGGAATTGGTTGACTTTTCAAAGGGTGCGGACGTTTTGCTTGCGGAAAGCAATTTTTATGCAGGCATGGATGCGAAAAAAAGTGGTCATATGACGAGTGAAGATGCAGGGCGTTTGGCAAAATTGGCAAACGTCGGAAGATTAATTTTAACCCATCTTCCTCATTTCGGTACACAAGAAAATCTCGTTCAAGAAGCTAGCACAGTTTATAACGGTCCAATTGAGTTAGCGGGAACGGGGAAACAATGGACCATTTCATAA
- the yhfH gene encoding protein YhfH, producing MKTGIVEFFENLPPKLCSNCGKEIEEQHECYGNSCFSCIGIKDLD from the coding sequence ATGAAAACGGGAATTGTTGAATTTTTCGAAAATTTACCACCAAAGCTTTGTTCCAATTGTGGGAAAGAAATCGAAGAACAGCACGAATGTTACGGAAATAGTTGTTTTTCTTGTATCGGTATAAAGGATCTCGATTAA
- a CDS encoding IS3 family transposase (programmed frameshift) gives MSNTFYPSDFKYEVIMAYKSKEYSLKEIYIKFKIPKVTLYNWVEKFEKDGMDGLLDSKKWKRYSKELKESAVRDYCSGNYSQYEIVRKYGISSRGVLQKWIKKYNSHGELLDTRTRRTHSMTKGRKTTWKERIEIVQDALANGKNYQKTSEKHQVSYQQVYQWVRKYEVGGWDSLKDRRGRSKSVEELTLEEKMKLEMRRIEKENERLRAEKCFLKKVRGDRMEAKISQVRFEDKYIAIKELHETNQFNIVLLCDVAGVSRAAYYKWLNRIPSSREMENEEIIKEMKVIHKHVDGIYGYRRMKLNINRKLGKKVNHKRIYRLMKMAGIQSVIRRKKTRYKRSNPQYVAENLLNREFTAEKPNEKWVTDVTELKYGSSKKAYLSAILDLHDGSIISYVLGHSNNNDLVFKTLDPAINRLDGDHPLIHSDRGFQYTSHGFKRRIEEAGMTHSMSRIGRCIDNGPMESFWGALKCEKYYLHKYETFEELSKAIDEYIYFYNNERYQERLNGLSPIEYRTKAA, from the exons GTGTCTAACACATTTTATCCGAGTGATTTTAAATATGAAGTTATTATGGCTTATAAAAGTAAAGAATATTCCCTTAAAGAGATCTATATCAAATTCAAAATCCCTAAAGTTACCTTATATAACTGGGTGGAAAAATTTGAAAAAGATGGAATGGATGGTTTATTGGATTCAAAAAAATGGAAACGATATTCTAAAGAATTGAAAGAATCTGCAGTTCGCGATTATTGTTCGGGGAATTACTCCCAATATGAAATTGTTCGAAAGTATGGAATTTCTAGTAGAGGGGTACTTCAAAAATGGATTAAAAAGTATAATAGTCATGGAGAATTACTAGATACAAGAACAAGGAGAACACACTCGATGACTAAAGGAAGAAAGACAACCTGGAAAGAACGAATTGAAATTGTACAAGATGCTCTAGCGAACGGAAAAAATTATCAAAAAACATCGGAAAAGCATCAAGTATCGTACCAACAGGTATACCAATGGGTACGTAAATATGAAGTTGGTGGATGGGACTCGTTAAAGGATCGACGAGGACGGTCGAAAAGTGTAGAAGAACTAACTTTAGAAGAAAAAATGAAGTTAGAGATGCGTCGAATCGAAAAAGAAAATGAACGTTTGCGGGCAGAGA AATGCTTTCTTAAAAAAGTTAGAGGAGATCGAATGGAGGCGAAAATCAGTCAAGTAAGATTTGAAGATAAATATATCGCCATTAAAGAACTTCATGAAACGAATCAGTTTAATATTGTCTTATTATGCGACGTTGCCGGTGTTTCAAGAGCTGCTTACTATAAATGGTTAAATCGGATTCCCTCCTCTCGAGAAATGGAAAATGAAGAAATCATAAAGGAAATGAAGGTTATCCATAAACATGTGGATGGAATCTATGGGTATCGTCGAATGAAATTAAATATCAATCGAAAACTTGGTAAGAAAGTGAACCATAAACGTATTTATAGACTTATGAAAATGGCCGGGATTCAATCCGTTATACGAAGGAAAAAAACTCGATATAAACGTTCGAATCCTCAGTACGTTGCCGAGAATTTATTGAATCGTGAATTTACAGCTGAAAAACCAAATGAAAAATGGGTAACGGACGTTACTGAGTTGAAATATGGTTCTTCAAAGAAGGCTTATTTAAGTGCCATTCTAGACTTACATGATGGCTCAATCATTAGTTATGTTTTAGGGCATTCCAATAATAATGATTTAGTATTTAAGACCCTTGATCCGGCCATTAATCGATTAGATGGAGACCACCCGCTTATTCATAGTGACCGTGGATTTCAATACACCTCACATGGATTTAAACGAAGAATAGAGGAGGCAGGAATGACGCACAGTATGTCAAGAATTGGAAGGTGTATTGATAATGGACCAATGGAATCGTTTTGGGGAGCACTCAAATGCGAGAAGTATTATTTACATAAGTATGAAACCTTTGAGGAACTCTCAAAGGCGATTGATGAATATATTTACTTTTACAACAATGAAAGATATCAAGAAAGGCTAAACGGCCTTAGCCCCATTGAATACAGGACTAAAGCCGCTTAA
- the hemH gene encoding ferrochelatase, with product MRKKLGLLVMAYGTPYKEEDIESYYTHIRHGKRPSEEQLQDLKERYKAIGGISPLAKITIRQAETLVARLNERQSEYEFQLFIGLKHIHPFIEDAVRKMHEAGIKEAISIVLAPHYSTFSIKSYNERAKKEAEKMGDLQITSIDKWYDEPKFLHYWIDQLKNVFQSMDERERNGAVVIFSAHSLPERILQAKDPYPEQLAETAKRIAEGAGIKNYAIGWQSAGNTPEAWLGPDVQDLTRELHKKHGYSSFIYCPVGFVADHLEVLFDNDIECKQVTDELGARYFRPKMPNDDEIFIDALADGVLKTAQDKL from the coding sequence ATGAGAAAAAAACTTGGATTACTCGTCATGGCCTATGGTACACCATACAAAGAGGAGGATATTGAATCGTATTACACCCATATTCGCCACGGAAAAAGACCGTCGGAAGAACAATTGCAAGATTTAAAGGAACGGTATAAAGCGATTGGTGGAATTTCCCCCTTGGCTAAAATTACGATCCGTCAGGCGGAAACATTAGTCGCCCGATTGAACGAGAGACAATCTGAATATGAATTTCAATTATTTATCGGCTTAAAACATATTCATCCCTTTATTGAAGATGCTGTTAGAAAAATGCACGAGGCGGGGATAAAAGAGGCGATCAGCATCGTTTTAGCTCCCCACTATTCCACGTTTAGCATAAAAAGTTATAATGAACGGGCGAAAAAAGAAGCGGAAAAAATGGGAGACCTACAAATTACTTCGATTGATAAATGGTATGATGAACCGAAATTTTTACATTATTGGATCGACCAATTGAAAAATGTTTTCCAATCGATGGACGAAAGGGAAAGGAACGGTGCAGTCGTTATTTTTTCTGCCCACAGTTTACCTGAGCGAATTTTGCAAGCAAAGGATCCGTATCCGGAACAATTGGCGGAAACGGCGAAACGAATTGCGGAAGGGGCAGGGATAAAAAATTATGCGATTGGCTGGCAAAGTGCGGGGAACACCCCGGAAGCGTGGCTCGGTCCGGACGTACAAGATTTAACCCGAGAATTACATAAAAAACACGGATATAGCTCCTTTATTTATTGTCCAGTTGGGTTCGTCGCCGACCATTTAGAAGTATTATTCGATAATGATATTGAATGTAAACAAGTGACAGATGAACTCGGTGCTCGCTACTTTCGACCAAAAATGCCGAACGATGATGAAATATTTATCGATGCGCTTGCGGATGGCGTTTTAAAAACAGCGCAGGACAAGCTATGA
- the hemE gene encoding uroporphyrinogen decarboxylase: protein MRVLNDTFLKACKGEETSYVPVWYMRQAGRSQPEYRKLKEKYSLFEITHQPELCAYVTRLPVEQYGVDAAILYKDIMTPLSGIGVNVRIEPKIGPIIDDPIRSKKDVEKLGTLHPKEQIPYVLETIRLLTKEQLSVPLIGFAGAPFTLASYLIEGGPSKNYTKTKALMYGDRETWFLLMDKLADLTITYVKAQIEAGVQAIQIFDSWVGALNSDDYTDYIQPIMERIFLSLTGRNVPLILFGVGASHLIERWNELPIDVIGLDWRMSIKQARSIGVNKAIQGNLDPSLLLARWDVIEPRVKEILDQGTERDGFIFNLGHGVFPEVQPETLRRLTEYVHSYKKKI, encoded by the coding sequence CTGAGAGTCTTGAATGATACTTTTTTAAAAGCTTGCAAAGGGGAGGAAACATCGTACGTTCCCGTTTGGTATATGCGACAGGCGGGGCGGTCCCAACCAGAATATCGGAAATTAAAGGAAAAATATTCGTTATTTGAAATAACCCATCAACCTGAACTTTGTGCCTACGTAACGAGATTACCGGTAGAACAATACGGTGTCGATGCAGCCATTTTGTATAAGGATATTATGACGCCCCTTTCCGGAATCGGTGTGAACGTTCGGATTGAACCGAAAATTGGTCCGATAATTGACGATCCGATTCGTTCGAAAAAGGACGTGGAAAAACTCGGTACGTTACACCCAAAGGAACAAATTCCGTACGTGCTCGAGACGATTCGCCTTTTAACGAAAGAACAGTTGTCCGTGCCGCTCATCGGGTTTGCAGGTGCTCCGTTTACCCTTGCCAGTTATTTAATTGAGGGTGGTCCTTCGAAAAATTATACGAAAACGAAAGCGCTTATGTACGGTGATAGGGAAACTTGGTTTTTACTAATGGATAAATTGGCCGATTTAACAATTACGTACGTGAAAGCACAAATTGAAGCCGGTGTTCAAGCAATTCAAATTTTCGATTCATGGGTAGGTGCGTTAAATTCCGATGATTATACCGATTATATTCAACCGATTATGGAACGAATTTTCCTTTCGTTAACCGGTCGAAACGTGCCACTCATATTATTCGGTGTCGGTGCCAGTCATTTAATCGAGCGATGGAATGAACTTCCAATCGACGTCATTGGACTCGATTGGCGGATGTCCATTAAACAAGCCCGCTCGATCGGTGTGAATAAAGCGATTCAAGGAAACTTAGATCCGTCTTTATTATTGGCACGTTGGGATGTGATTGAACCGAGAGTCAAGGAAATACTTGATCAAGGAACCGAACGCGACGGTTTTATTTTCAATCTCGGTCACGGAGTTTTCCCAGAAGTGCAACCGGAGACGTTAAGGCGATTAACCGAATACGTTCATAGCTATAAGAAAAAAATTTGA
- a CDS encoding antibiotic biosynthesis monooxygenase family protein produces MKKVYVATGTADYLKSIEKKFPDEKLLFMENVEHALLFHETDGKSIFQRPRAYFVVEACGLLPAKGYATFFYIPVLDEEKSAFEHSMRRLLKTFHDALGFYAFRLLRPRKGDLYAIVTCWDCESSFKKWHKHGYIYQLWTAKNLEMSKSMNYPNPTYYKGYKIGKDKEK; encoded by the coding sequence ATGAAAAAAGTATATGTTGCTACGGGAACGGCCGATTATTTAAAGTCGATTGAAAAAAAATTTCCCGATGAAAAGCTATTATTTATGGAAAATGTTGAACACGCCCTTTTGTTTCATGAAACGGACGGAAAATCAATTTTTCAAAGGCCGAGGGCATATTTCGTTGTCGAGGCATGTGGCCTTTTACCGGCAAAGGGCTATGCCACATTTTTTTACATTCCCGTACTAGACGAAGAAAAGTCAGCCTTTGAACATTCGATGAGAAGACTTTTGAAAACGTTTCACGACGCACTCGGTTTTTATGCTTTCCGATTATTGCGCCCACGAAAAGGGGACCTCTACGCCATTGTTACTTGTTGGGATTGTGAATCTTCCTTTAAAAAATGGCATAAACACGGTTACATTTACCAACTTTGGACAGCAAAAAATCTCGAAATGAGTAAATCGATGAATTATCCGAATCCTACGTATTACAAAGGGTATAAAATTGGAAAAGATAAGGAAAAGTAA
- a CDS encoding M20 family metallopeptidase: MDKLEKALDAYFDDMVKVRRYLHMHPELSFREYNTAKYIADFYKNLGVDVRTNVGGNGVVAKIKGGKPGKTVALRADFDALPIQDEKDVPYKSTVPGVMHACGHDGHTSVLLHVAKVLFEHKEELAGEYIMIHQHAEEYAPGGAKSMIEDGCLENVDVIFGTHLWATEPTGRILYRSGPIMAAADRFQISILGKGGHGAHPNMTKDSIVTAAQLVVQLQQIVSRKVDPLESAVVSVGRFNAGNAFNVISDRAELEGTVRTFSEEVRSQIEAEIEQVTKGVVLTNGSSYEYEFSRGYPAVVNHEAETEYLAAIAKDVPGVKEVVETAPSMGGEDFAYYLQHVKGTFFFTGAKPVNEEDAFPHHHPKFDIDERAMLIAAKTLLRASVLYQKTGEQLSEKKISV; this comes from the coding sequence ATGGACAAATTGGAGAAAGCTTTGGATGCATATTTCGATGATATGGTTAAAGTGCGCAGATACTTACATATGCACCCCGAATTATCCTTTCGGGAATACAACACAGCAAAATATATTGCAGACTTTTACAAAAACCTCGGTGTAGACGTACGGACCAACGTCGGCGGAAATGGCGTCGTCGCGAAAATTAAAGGAGGAAAACCGGGAAAAACCGTTGCTTTACGTGCGGACTTTGATGCGTTACCGATCCAAGACGAAAAGGATGTGCCATATAAGTCGACCGTGCCGGGTGTGATGCACGCTTGCGGTCACGACGGTCACACCTCCGTGTTATTGCACGTGGCAAAGGTTTTATTCGAACATAAGGAAGAGCTTGCCGGAGAGTATATCATGATTCATCAACATGCGGAAGAATATGCTCCCGGCGGCGCTAAATCGATGATCGAAGACGGTTGTTTAGAAAATGTCGATGTCATTTTCGGAACCCATCTTTGGGCAACGGAACCGACGGGTAGAATTTTATATCGTTCGGGACCGATCATGGCTGCTGCGGACCGATTCCAAATCTCGATTCTCGGCAAAGGTGGACATGGAGCCCATCCGAATATGACGAAGGATTCGATCGTCACGGCAGCCCAACTCGTCGTTCAATTGCAACAAATCGTCAGTCGGAAGGTTGACCCACTTGAGTCCGCCGTCGTTTCCGTCGGTCGTTTCAACGCGGGAAATGCCTTTAACGTCATTAGCGATCGAGCGGAGTTGGAAGGAACCGTTCGTACGTTCTCGGAAGAAGTGAGAAGTCAAATCGAAGCGGAAATTGAACAAGTGACAAAGGGTGTCGTTTTAACGAATGGCAGTTCCTATGAATACGAATTTTCCCGCGGATATCCGGCCGTTGTCAATCATGAAGCCGAAACGGAATATTTAGCCGCTATTGCTAAAGATGTCCCGGGAGTGAAGGAAGTCGTAGAGACCGCTCCTTCGATGGGTGGAGAAGATTTCGCCTACTATTTGCAACACGTAAAGGGAACGTTCTTCTTCACAGGGGCAAAACCTGTGAATGAAGAAGATGCCTTCCCCCACCATCATCCGAAATTTGATATTGACGAAAGGGCGATGTTGATCGCAGCAAAAACATTGCTTCGAGCGAGCGTTCTATATCAAAAAACGGGGGAGCAACTTTCTGAAAAGAAAATTTCTGTATAA
- a CDS encoding ABC transporter permease, whose protein sequence is MNRDKLWTTRAGERFREIFRYSRYMFNDHLLFVIIIGIGGGAYYYQNWVRTLTTDFPTPLVFSVIFAFLLAYGNIITFFKRPDQVFLLPLETKLQHYLRRSFLLTILWHTYTVGFALILLAPIFFQTEGDSRWFFLFVLLLLLLKVVNLVIRWYVDFETDRLSVIVDLLLRTVFNGLFVYFYLEKVFFLFGVLAVVFLIYGFYFYKKNYGKPLPWERLVDNEERRMSTFYRFANLFTDVPQLKNEVKRRKWLDFLFRNVRYSENGTYFYLLTRTFIRSGDYLGLFIRLTVIGTIFLIGMEGYIRLFVAILFMYLTGFQLWGLWKHHRSIVWTSLYPVDEREKDRSFVSLLARILIVQMILFVISLVAVGELVQGIELFIVLSLFIYLFVYLYTKNQLEKWRS, encoded by the coding sequence ATGAATCGTGATAAACTATGGACGACGCGGGCAGGCGAGCGATTCCGTGAAATTTTCCGCTACAGTCGCTATATGTTCAATGATCATCTATTGTTCGTCATCATTATCGGAATCGGAGGGGGTGCCTATTACTATCAAAACTGGGTTCGCACCCTTACAACTGATTTTCCAACGCCACTTGTTTTTTCTGTCATTTTTGCTTTTTTATTGGCATACGGGAACATCATCACCTTTTTTAAACGACCGGATCAAGTTTTTTTATTGCCATTGGAAACGAAATTACAACATTATTTACGCCGTTCCTTTTTGTTGACGATTCTTTGGCATACATACACGGTCGGTTTCGCTCTAATTCTTTTGGCACCGATCTTTTTTCAAACAGAAGGGGACAGCCGATGGTTCTTTCTTTTTGTCCTTCTTTTATTACTTTTGAAAGTTGTAAATTTGGTGATTCGCTGGTACGTTGATTTTGAAACGGACCGATTGTCGGTTATCGTCGATTTACTTTTGCGTACCGTTTTCAATGGTCTTTTCGTTTATTTTTATTTAGAAAAAGTATTTTTCCTTTTTGGTGTATTGGCCGTTGTCTTTTTGATCTATGGATTTTATTTTTATAAGAAAAATTATGGAAAGCCTTTGCCGTGGGAAAGACTTGTGGACAATGAGGAAAGGCGGATGTCTACCTTTTACCGTTTTGCAAATTTGTTTACGGACGTGCCCCAATTGAAAAATGAAGTGAAAAGGAGAAAATGGCTCGATTTTCTTTTTAGGAACGTTCGCTATTCGGAAAATGGTACATACTTTTATTTATTAACCCGGACGTTTATTAGAAGTGGCGATTACCTCGGTTTATTTATAAGGTTGACGGTTATTGGCACAATCTTTCTAATTGGAATGGAAGGGTATATCCGTTTATTCGTTGCAATTTTGTTTATGTATTTAACTGGGTTTCAACTTTGGGGGTTATGGAAACATCATCGGTCAATTGTTTGGACAAGTTTGTATCCTGTTGATGAAAGGGAAAAAGACCGTTCCTTTGTATCACTTCTTGCGCGAATTTTAATCGTTCAAATGATCCTTTTTGTCATTAGTTTAGTGGCGGTAGGGGAATTGGTTCAAGGGATCGAATTGTTTATCGTTTTATCTTTGTTTATCTATTTGTTCGTCTATTTATACACGAAAAATCAGTTGGAAAAATGGAGATCATAA
- a CDS encoding ABC transporter ATP-binding protein — protein MKLLEIDSLTGGYTKKDVLKNIHFSVNRGEIVALIGLNGAGKSTTIKHIIGLMQPKKGTIKIDGQTIDSDPNAYRRRFSFIPETPVLYDELTLKEHMELTAIAYGLDDQTYKNRLEFLLKEFRMEKRLNWFPSHFSKGMKQKVMIMAALLVEPELFIIDEPFVGLDPLAIQSLLDLLKKRKEEGSGILMSTHILATAEKYCDRFVILHNGEIKAQGTLQQLRDTYKMERASLDEIYIRITKDDGYES, from the coding sequence ATGAAATTGTTGGAAATCGATTCATTAACTGGCGGATACACGAAAAAAGACGTGTTGAAAAACATTCATTTTTCTGTCAATCGAGGAGAAATCGTCGCATTAATTGGCTTAAACGGTGCGGGCAAAAGTACGACGATCAAACATATTATCGGATTGATGCAACCGAAAAAAGGAACGATCAAAATCGATGGTCAAACGATTGATTCAGATCCAAATGCGTACCGTAGACGTTTTTCTTTTATCCCAGAAACACCTGTTTTATATGATGAATTAACGTTAAAAGAGCATATGGAATTGACGGCAATCGCCTACGGTTTGGATGACCAAACGTATAAAAATCGGCTGGAATTTCTGTTAAAGGAGTTTCGAATGGAAAAACGATTAAACTGGTTTCCTTCCCATTTTTCGAAAGGAATGAAACAAAAGGTGATGATCATGGCAGCACTATTAGTAGAGCCGGAACTTTTTATTATCGATGAGCCATTCGTCGGTCTGGACCCGTTGGCAATTCAAAGTTTACTCGACTTATTGAAAAAGCGAAAGGAAGAAGGTTCGGGAATTCTCATGTCTACCCACATATTGGCGACGGCGGAAAAATATTGCGATCGGTTCGTGATTCTCCATAACGGAGAAATCAAAGCTCAAGGAACGCTTCAACAATTGAGGGATACTTACAAGATGGAAAGAGCCAGTTTAGATGAAATTTACATCCGGATTACAAAGGATGACGGCTATGAATCGTGA
- a CDS encoding HIT family protein, with amino-acid sequence MNDCIFCKIIHGELPAAKVYEDENVLAFLDISQVTKGHTLVVPKVHQPNLYELTPEAATDVFTAVPKIANAIKAAYNPIGLNLLNNNGEHAGQSVFHFHVHLIPRYGEKDGFGAIWKTHDSEYSSDDLQTIAQTIAKQL; translated from the coding sequence ATGAACGATTGTATTTTTTGTAAAATTATTCACGGGGAACTCCCCGCTGCGAAGGTGTACGAAGATGAAAACGTACTCGCTTTTCTCGACATTAGCCAAGTCACAAAGGGACATACTTTAGTCGTGCCAAAGGTCCACCAACCGAACCTTTATGAATTAACTCCGGAAGCGGCAACCGATGTGTTCACCGCTGTGCCGAAGATTGCCAATGCCATTAAAGCTGCATATAATCCAATCGGGTTGAATTTATTGAACAATAACGGGGAACACGCCGGCCAAAGCGTCTTCCATTTCCACGTCCATCTCATCCCAAGATACGGAGAAAAGGACGGTTTCGGGGCAATTTGGAAAACACATGATAGTGAATATAGTTCGGACGATTTACAAACGATTGCCCAAACGATCGCCAAACAGTTGTAA